In Bacillus sp. FJAT-45037, the following are encoded in one genomic region:
- a CDS encoding BshB3 potential contributor to bacillithiol synthesis, with the protein MYILIGIVFVICLIALVVTLYIGSVDNTNYNTTKSINNQLWMYLVLIPIITIILVVAIVYF; encoded by the coding sequence ATGTATATATTAATAGGAATCGTGTTTGTGATTTGTTTGATTGCACTCGTTGTTACGCTTTATATCGGTAGTGTAGACAATACAAACTACAACACGACAAAAAGTATTAATAACCAATTATGGATGTACCTTGTGCTCATTCCGATTATCACCATCATACTTGTCGTTGCGATTGTCTACTTTTAA